In the genome of Vibrio sp. NTOU-M3, one region contains:
- a CDS encoding chemotaxis protein CheW, with product MSQTNEVEVRKDQSNDEVLQWVTFQLEEETYGINVMQVREVLRYTEIAPVPGAPDYVLGIINLRGNVVTVIDTRSRFGLMEGEITDNTRIIVIESEHQVIGILVDSVAEVVYLRASEIDTTPSVGTDESAKFIQGVSNRDGKLLILVDLNKLLTDEEWDEMAHL from the coding sequence ATGTCTCAAACTAATGAAGTCGAAGTAAGAAAAGATCAGTCAAATGACGAAGTACTTCAGTGGGTGACGTTCCAACTGGAAGAAGAAACTTACGGTATTAATGTAATGCAGGTGCGTGAGGTTCTACGTTATACCGAAATTGCCCCTGTACCTGGTGCACCAGATTATGTTTTAGGCATCATTAACCTTCGAGGCAACGTTGTTACAGTTATCGATACACGTTCTCGTTTTGGTCTAATGGAAGGTGAAATTACTGATAATACTCGTATTATTGTGATTGAGTCAGAGCATCAGGTTATTGGTATCCTTGTAGACAGCGTTGCGGAAGTTGTGTACCTTCGTGCGTCTGAAATTGACACTACACCAAGTGTTGGTACCGATGAGAGTGCTAAGTTCATTCAAGGTGTAAGCAACCGTGACGGTAAGCTGCTAATCTTGGTTGATCTTAATAAGCTTCTTACGGATGAAGAATGGGATGAAATGGCTCACCTATAA
- the ccmB gene encoding heme exporter protein CcmB — MFSIMNSIVRRELLIAFRRQADVLNPLWFFIIVITLFPLSIGPEPNLLARIAAGIVWVAALLSALLSLERLFRDDFQDGALEQMMLMPVPLPVVVISKVIAHWVLTGLPLILISPLLAVLLSLDFNTWLAVVLTLVVGTPTLSFIGAIGVALTVGLQKGGVLLSLLILPLYIPILIFATSAIDAASLGMAYNGQLAILGAMFMGALTLTPFAISAALRVSVN; from the coding sequence ATGTTTTCAATTATGAACAGTATTGTTCGCCGTGAGCTGTTAATTGCATTTCGCCGACAAGCCGACGTCCTTAACCCATTGTGGTTCTTTATTATTGTTATCACGCTTTTCCCATTGAGTATTGGCCCAGAGCCGAATTTGTTAGCTCGAATAGCAGCTGGCATCGTATGGGTGGCGGCGTTACTGTCTGCGCTACTTTCACTTGAACGATTATTTCGAGATGACTTTCAAGATGGTGCATTGGAACAAATGATGTTGATGCCTGTCCCACTACCTGTAGTAGTTATCTCCAAAGTCATTGCTCACTGGGTTCTAACTGGGTTACCGCTTATTTTAATCAGCCCATTACTCGCAGTGTTGCTATCACTGGACTTTAATACTTGGTTGGCTGTCGTACTTACTCTGGTGGTTGGTACACCAACATTAAGCTTTATCGGTGCAATTGGAGTTGCCTTAACGGTAGGATTACAAAAAGGTGGGGTGTTGCTAAGTCTGCTTATCCTGCCGCTATATATTCCAATTTTGATTTTTGCTACGTCCGCTATTGATGCCGCTTCACTAGGAATGGCATACAACGGGCAGTTAGCAATTCTAGGGGCGATGTTTATGGGTGCTTTAACATTAACACCGTTTGCAATTAGCGCTGCACTTCGAGTAAGTGTTAATTAA
- the ccmA gene encoding cytochrome c biogenesis heme-transporting ATPase CcmA gives MLEVNQLTAIRDERVLFESLSFSISSGELVQIEGRNGTGKTTLLRIVAGLGDRDEGEISWNGENIESNRDAYHQDLLFLGHQTGVKRELTAYENLHFYMSVHSKSLVSRDTIYGALTKVGLAGREDVPVAKLSAGQQRRVALARLWLSEQKLWILDEPLTAIDKQGVKVLESLFLSHAENDGIVVLTTHQDMFADNPKLRKIKLGD, from the coding sequence ATGTTAGAAGTTAATCAGCTTACCGCTATCCGTGATGAAAGAGTTCTGTTTGAATCCCTTTCCTTTTCTATTTCTTCTGGTGAATTAGTTCAAATTGAGGGACGCAATGGTACGGGTAAAACAACACTCTTACGTATCGTTGCTGGCTTAGGTGATCGTGATGAGGGAGAAATAAGCTGGAATGGCGAGAATATCGAATCTAATCGAGATGCTTATCATCAAGATTTGCTGTTCTTAGGTCACCAGACGGGCGTTAAACGAGAACTTACTGCCTATGAAAACCTTCATTTTTATATGAGTGTGCATTCAAAGAGCTTGGTCAGTCGAGATACAATCTATGGTGCATTGACCAAAGTGGGGCTTGCGGGGCGTGAAGATGTTCCTGTTGCAAAGTTGTCAGCAGGGCAACAACGACGTGTTGCCTTGGCAAGGCTATGGCTTAGTGAACAAAAATTGTGGATTCTAGATGAACCCTTGACTGCGATTGATAAGCAAGGTGTTAAAGTGCTTGAGTCGTTGTTTCTTAGTCACGCTGAAAATGATGGCATTGTTGTATTAACAACACACCAAGATATGTTCGCCGACAACCCAAAATTAAGAAAAATAAAACTAGGTGACTAA
- a CDS encoding DUF2802 domain-containing protein yields MVNEWITSAPVIAGAVVLVVLVIALALFRLKRKQTSISDHLRQQNRALDKELQKANKQILEVRSVVVGLGQRVSEQQDIIQHLNERITELEQADSDGRLYSRASKMVQLGADVNELIQECELPKAEAELMMSLQKKIAGKEKIPPLEGNPERATTQPYRRSGIRK; encoded by the coding sequence ATGGTTAATGAGTGGATTACCAGCGCTCCAGTAATTGCTGGAGCAGTAGTGCTTGTTGTCCTTGTTATTGCTTTAGCGTTATTTCGTTTAAAGAGAAAACAGACATCGATCTCGGATCATCTAAGGCAACAGAATCGAGCACTGGATAAAGAGTTACAGAAAGCGAACAAACAGATATTGGAAGTTCGTTCTGTTGTTGTTGGTTTGGGGCAGCGTGTCAGTGAGCAGCAGGACATTATCCAGCATCTTAATGAGCGCATTACTGAACTTGAACAAGCTGACAGTGATGGTCGATTGTATTCTCGGGCCAGTAAAATGGTTCAACTGGGTGCCGACGTCAATGAGTTAATTCAAGAATGTGAGTTACCAAAAGCTGAAGCTGAGCTCATGATGTCACTGCAAAAGAAAATTGCTGGCAAAGAGAAAATTCCGCCATTAGAAGGTAATCCAGAAAGAGCCACCACTCAGCCATATCGGCGTAGTGGGATTAGAAAGTAA